One segment of Argiope bruennichi chromosome 11, qqArgBrue1.1, whole genome shotgun sequence DNA contains the following:
- the LOC129957500 gene encoding osteopetrosis-associated transmembrane protein 1-like has product MAFNTIYFWLLPCLFISCVRLQLAESTLNVPLDNLFIYSQNISGETIVASKNCTLAFEKFSKAVLNFTDCYIKYARPIHVCMNCGKSHTALNAAYQHLKNQTQKCQSYFFGSDQLSIVDIVYKNGIDLWQKGYCQNCYDHYNETERFFQASNELILCMETTNSTSNVAENSTCIKCHDAYANVSVSYKKFVQWKKDFVGGICMDIVDAMNMSRREWSEYNCAVGFDLTMGFPNILTALTVGSTPLMFYLLAKNISRLEDVKLVRPKRKITVVTVPPPVEE; this is encoded by the exons ATGGCTTTCAACACAATATATTTTTGGCTTTTACCTTGTTTATTTATATCCTGCGTACGATTGCAACTTGCCGAAAGTACATTAAATGTACCACTTGACAATCtctttatttattctcaaaatatttcggGAGAGACTATAGTAGCGTCCAAAAATTGTACCCTCGCCTTCGAAAAATTCTCAAAAGCTGTGCTTAATTTCACGGACTGCTATATTAAATACGCTCGACCAATTCATGTGTGCATGAACTGTGGAAAGTCTCATACAGCCTTGAATGCAGCTTATCAAcatcttaaaaat caAACCCAGAAATGCCAATCATACTTCTTCGGCAGTGATCAGCTGAGTATTGTggatatagtatataaaaatggCATTGATTTATGGCAAAAAGGCTACTGTCAAA attgTTATGATCATTATAATGAGACCGAAAGATTTTTTCAAGCATCAAATGAACTTATATTATGTATGGAAACAACAAATAgt ACTAGCAATGTTGCTGAAAATAGTACTTGTATTAAATGCCATGATGCCTATGCCAATGTGAGTGTaagctataaaaaatttgtacaatGGAAAAAGGATTTTGTTGGTGGTATTTGTATGGATATAGTTGACGCA ATGAACATGTCTCGTAGAGAATGGAGTGAATATAATTGTGCTGTAGGTTTTGATTTAACAATGGGCTTTCCTAACATTCTGACTGCACTCACTGTTGGATCAACTCCTTTGATGTTTTACTTGCTGGCAAAGAATATCTCGCGTCTTGAAGATGTGAAACTAGTCAGAC